A stretch of Rhodoferax potami DNA encodes these proteins:
- a CDS encoding tetratricopeptide repeat protein has translation MQATHSSVTVEAPLGDPELSVHALSQKTMALALAFHKEKNLPQAEELYRAVLTLVPGHADANHNLGAIAVDCGQFMAAVPFFQAALQANPKNCQYWVSLVDALIHAGEYTLAEDILEDARRGGLSGDAAGELAQRLSDAAIRRARSARPPQGRMAPAQQCDEIRRLFEAEKFEDVVRLGRKMLRQYPQCPMGFKSLGAALMQLGQNGKAIEPMRQALQLNPRDVALLSNFGLARSQLGDLVQAEVLLRQAVGHAPDFKEAWFNLAMVLRQQSRLPASEAAYRSALAVGGDDPKVWLNLGLLLGEMHRFTEAQTYARKALELDPNMVRAHVGLGMLLKDQGRLPEALKSLQRALELNPADQAVQSSYLFVANCMPEMDPLERFAAYQRFNRYFGEPHHRLWSPHTNDRNPERRLRVGYVAPVFRTHACRPFLEPLLENHDRQRVELFAYSGPFELEDDVTDHYRTLFEHWIDTRQMSDDELAARIRADGIDILVDIAGQTKGHRLGAFARKPAPVSLHWLDSGYTTGLTAIDYYLSDVTTVPLGSEHLFSETPWRLPRTPFVYRANPGAGDVSELPALRNSYITFGSLTRAVRLNDGVIRAWADLLHRVPHSKLELNSGNFSQAEVCEQWLPRFGALGISRDRVIMGFESPPWNVLRRVDIALDCFPQNSGTTLIESLYMGLPFVSLAGVPSMGTLGASVLSAVGHPEWIARSEAEYVGKLVALASDLPSLAQTRRTLRAQMQASALMDEAGFAREVEDAYAQMFARWCASQG, from the coding sequence ATGCAAGCGACTCACTCTAGTGTTACGGTAGAAGCGCCCTTGGGTGACCCGGAGTTGTCGGTGCATGCGTTGTCCCAAAAAACTATGGCACTTGCTCTGGCTTTTCACAAAGAAAAAAACCTACCCCAAGCGGAGGAGCTGTATCGCGCGGTGCTGACCCTAGTGCCAGGCCATGCAGACGCCAACCATAACCTTGGAGCAATTGCCGTGGATTGCGGTCAGTTTATGGCTGCGGTGCCTTTCTTTCAGGCAGCATTGCAGGCCAACCCAAAGAATTGTCAGTACTGGGTGAGTTTGGTGGACGCACTCATACATGCGGGCGAGTACACCCTGGCGGAGGACATTTTGGAAGACGCCCGCCGTGGTGGATTGTCGGGTGATGCTGCCGGCGAGTTGGCTCAAAGGCTGTCGGATGCTGCCATCCGCCGCGCTCGCAGCGCCCGGCCGCCCCAAGGGCGCATGGCGCCTGCGCAGCAATGCGATGAAATTCGCCGCCTGTTTGAAGCAGAGAAGTTTGAGGACGTGGTGCGTCTCGGGCGCAAGATGTTGCGCCAATACCCCCAGTGCCCGATGGGCTTCAAGTCGTTGGGTGCTGCGTTGATGCAACTGGGGCAAAACGGCAAAGCCATAGAGCCGATGCGCCAGGCTTTGCAGCTCAACCCCCGCGACGTGGCCTTGCTTAGCAACTTTGGGCTGGCGCGCTCTCAGTTGGGTGATCTGGTGCAGGCGGAGGTGCTGCTGCGGCAGGCCGTAGGCCATGCGCCGGATTTCAAGGAGGCCTGGTTCAACTTGGCCATGGTCTTGCGCCAACAGTCGCGTTTGCCTGCGTCTGAGGCCGCCTACCGCAGCGCTTTGGCGGTGGGTGGGGATGATCCCAAGGTGTGGCTGAACCTGGGGCTTTTGCTGGGTGAAATGCACCGCTTTACGGAGGCGCAAACCTATGCGCGCAAAGCGTTGGAGCTTGACCCGAACATGGTGCGCGCGCATGTAGGCTTGGGCATGTTGCTCAAGGACCAAGGGCGGTTGCCCGAAGCCCTGAAGTCGTTGCAACGGGCGCTGGAGTTGAACCCGGCGGACCAGGCCGTGCAAAGCAGTTACCTGTTTGTGGCCAATTGCATGCCTGAGATGGACCCGCTGGAGCGCTTTGCCGCCTATCAGCGGTTCAATCGGTATTTTGGTGAGCCGCACCACCGTCTGTGGAGCCCCCATACCAACGATCGCAACCCTGAACGCCGACTGCGCGTGGGGTACGTGGCCCCAGTGTTTCGCACACATGCCTGCCGCCCGTTTCTGGAGCCTTTGCTGGAAAACCACGACCGTCAACGCGTAGAGCTGTTTGCCTATTCCGGCCCTTTTGAGCTGGAAGATGATGTGACCGACCACTACCGTACATTGTTCGAGCACTGGATCGATACGCGCCAGATGAGCGATGACGAACTCGCGGCACGCATCCGGGCCGACGGCATCGACATCCTGGTGGACATTGCCGGGCAGACCAAGGGGCATCGGCTGGGGGCCTTTGCACGCAAGCCAGCGCCGGTGTCGCTGCATTGGCTGGACTCGGGCTACACCACGGGCCTCACGGCCATCGACTACTACTTGAGCGATGTCACTACGGTGCCGTTGGGCTCGGAGCATCTGTTCTCTGAAACCCCGTGGCGCTTGCCTCGCACACCGTTCGTCTACCGGGCGAACCCTGGTGCTGGCGATGTGAGTGAGTTGCCAGCCTTGCGCAATAGCTACATCACCTTTGGTTCTTTGACACGCGCCGTGCGCCTCAACGATGGGGTGATTCGGGCCTGGGCTGATCTATTGCACCGGGTACCCCATTCCAAGCTAGAACTCAACAGCGGCAACTTCAGCCAGGCGGAAGTGTGCGAACAATGGTTGCCGCGATTTGGCGCGCTGGGCATCTCCCGCGACCGCGTCATCATGGGGTTTGAAAGCCCGCCCTGGAACGTGCTGCGCCGGGTGGACATCGCGCTCGATTGCTTTCCGCAAAACTCAGGCACCACGCTGATCGAGTCACTCTATATGGGGCTGCCGTTCGTTTCGCTGGCTGGAGTACCCAGCATGGGCACGCTCGGTGCCTCGGTCCTGTCGGCCGTAGGGCACCCCGAGTGGATTGCCCGCAGCGAAGCTGAATATGTGGGCAAGCTGGTGGCGCTTGCCAGCGACTTGCCCAGCCTAGCCCAGACCCGCCGTACCCTGCGCGCGCAAATGCAGGCCTCGGCGTTGATGGACGAGGCAGGTTTTGCCCGCGAGGTGGAAGACGCCTATGCACAAATGTTTGCCCGCTGGTGCGCCAGCCAGGGCTGA
- a CDS encoding class I SAM-dependent methyltransferase has protein sequence MKCRHCGQPLHLPFLDLGSAPPSNAYLSEAALRGPETWFPLRVLACQHCWLVQTEDHAGREALFTHDYAYFSSFSTSWLAHAKAYVQAMQQRLGLKADSCVVEVASNDGYLLQYVQQAGIPCYGIEPTASTAQAARALGLEVVERFFGVALADELARAGRQADLIAANNVLAHVPDINDFVGGFIRLLKPHGVATFEFPHLLRMVQGCQFDTAYHEHYSYLSLTAVQRIFAANGLAVVDVQELPTHGGSLRVLAARADAAAHPQTTPEGAARVAQLLATEAAAGMLGDAFYSDFQPQATRIKRELLSFLFQCQAQGLTVGAYGAAAKGNTLLNFAGVRPDLLPYVVDKNPAKQGQYLPGSRIPIVDEAHLRAHRPDRVLILPWNLRDEVASQLGDVRSWAGKFAVAVPRLEVF, from the coding sequence GTGAAGTGCCGACACTGCGGCCAGCCGCTGCACCTGCCATTTTTGGATTTGGGCAGCGCCCCGCCGTCCAACGCGTACCTGAGCGAAGCCGCCCTGCGCGGGCCGGAGACCTGGTTCCCCCTGCGCGTGCTGGCTTGCCAGCATTGCTGGCTGGTGCAAACCGAAGACCACGCCGGGCGCGAGGCGCTGTTCACGCACGACTACGCTTACTTCAGCTCGTTCTCTACCTCCTGGCTCGCCCATGCCAAAGCCTATGTGCAGGCCATGCAACAGCGCCTGGGCCTGAAGGCTGACAGTTGCGTGGTGGAGGTCGCATCGAACGACGGCTACCTGCTGCAGTACGTGCAGCAGGCGGGCATTCCCTGCTACGGCATCGAGCCCACGGCCAGCACGGCCCAGGCGGCGCGGGCGTTGGGGCTGGAAGTGGTGGAGCGCTTCTTTGGCGTGGCCCTGGCCGACGAGCTGGCCCGCGCTGGCCGCCAGGCCGACCTGATCGCCGCCAACAACGTGCTGGCCCATGTGCCAGACATCAATGACTTTGTGGGCGGCTTCATCCGCCTGCTTAAGCCCCACGGCGTGGCGACGTTTGAGTTTCCGCACCTGCTGCGCATGGTGCAGGGCTGCCAGTTCGACACGGCCTACCACGAGCACTACTCGTATTTGTCGCTCACCGCCGTGCAGCGCATCTTTGCAGCCAACGGGCTGGCGGTGGTGGATGTGCAAGAGCTGCCCACCCACGGCGGCAGCCTGCGCGTGTTGGCTGCCCGGGCCGATGCCGCTGCCCACCCACAGACCACGCCCGAAGGCGCCGCCCGCGTCGCGCAACTGCTGGCCACCGAGGCCGCTGCAGGCATGCTGGGCGACGCGTTTTATAGCGATTTTCAGCCCCAGGCCACGCGAATCAAGCGCGAGCTGCTATCTTTTTTATTTCAGTGCCAAGCCCAGGGGCTCACCGTGGGGGCCTACGGCGCCGCGGCCAAGGGCAACACGCTGCTCAACTTTGCGGGCGTGCGGCCCGACCTGCTGCCCTACGTGGTCGACAAAAACCCCGCCAAGCAGGGCCAGTATTTGCCCGGCAGCCGCATCCCCATCGTGGACGAAGCCCACCTGCGCGCGCACCGGCCCGACCGCGTGCTGATCCTGCCGTGGAACCTGCGCGATGAAGTGGCCAGCCAGCTGGGCGATGTGCGCAGCTGGGCCGGAAAATTTGCCGTGGCCGTGCCACGGCTGGAAGTGTTTTGA
- the rfbG gene encoding CDP-glucose 4,6-dehydratase: protein MTNPVRPTLDFWRGKRVLLTGHTGFKGSWLALWLARLGAEVTGLALAPATEPNLFTLARVADDMHASHECDVRDAQAVATRVQATRPHIVLHLAAQALVRAGYADPLGTHATNVMGTAHVLDALRGQSDVRAVVVVTTDKVYRNREWAYPYREDDPLGGHDPYSASKAAAEIVTASYRDAFFAAQGVAVATARAGNVIGGGDWAADRLLPDAVRAWSAGQTLHIRHPGATRPWQHVIEPLAAYLCLAEQLWVDPARAGAYNFGPLPHEAATVGNVVKMAAGAYPSSATSYENNSNGLHEAGWLALETAHARQALGVAPRWGLHTAVERTMAWYRAQQGGADARALCLADLDAWEAAQ from the coding sequence ATGACAAACCCCGTGCGGCCCACCCTTGATTTCTGGCGCGGCAAGCGCGTGCTGCTGACTGGGCACACCGGCTTCAAAGGCAGCTGGCTGGCCTTGTGGCTGGCGCGCCTGGGGGCTGAGGTGACCGGCCTGGCCCTGGCCCCCGCCACCGAGCCCAACCTGTTCACCCTGGCCCGCGTGGCCGACGACATGCATGCGAGCCACGAGTGTGACGTGCGCGATGCCCAGGCCGTGGCCACCCGCGTGCAGGCCACCCGCCCGCACATCGTGCTGCACTTGGCCGCGCAGGCGCTGGTGCGCGCAGGCTATGCTGACCCGCTGGGCACCCACGCCACCAACGTCATGGGCACGGCCCATGTGCTCGACGCATTGCGGGGTCAGAGCGATGTGCGCGCCGTGGTGGTTGTGACCACCGACAAGGTCTACCGCAACCGCGAATGGGCCTACCCCTACCGCGAGGACGACCCGCTGGGCGGCCACGACCCCTACAGCGCCAGCAAGGCAGCGGCCGAGATCGTCACCGCCAGCTACCGCGATGCCTTTTTTGCCGCGCAAGGCGTGGCCGTAGCCACCGCACGCGCAGGCAACGTGATTGGCGGGGGCGACTGGGCGGCAGACCGCCTGCTGCCCGACGCCGTGCGCGCCTGGAGCGCCGGGCAGACCTTGCACATTCGCCACCCCGGCGCCACGCGCCCGTGGCAGCATGTGATCGAGCCACTGGCCGCCTACCTGTGCCTGGCCGAGCAGCTGTGGGTCGATCCCGCCCGCGCTGGGGCTTACAACTTTGGCCCGCTGCCGCACGAGGCCGCCACGGTGGGGAATGTGGTCAAAATGGCCGCTGGCGCTTATCCGTCAAGCGCTACCAGCTATGAAAATAATAGTAATGGATTGCACGAGGCGGGCTGGCTGGCGTTAGAGACCGCGCACGCCCGCCAAGCGCTGGGTGTGGCCCCGCGCTGGGGTCTGCACACCGCGGTGGAGCGCACCATGGCTTGGTACCGCGCCCAGCAAGGCGGGGCCGATGCCCGTGCCCTGTGCCTGGCCGACCTGGACGCCTGGGAGGCCGCGCAGTGA
- a CDS encoding NAD-dependent epimerase/dehydratase family protein: MLSQAVSQDLQDQHFTVVGAAGFVGRRLCATLQARGAQVWAPARHGPWPWQLPQGHALGHVMYCAGLTADYLARPFDTVQAHVSHLAQVLQHGLAQGTLQSLVYLSSTRLYDGLGDVLGGGTANEGAILPIDPTNSRHLYDLSKGLGESLCYVAGQGLARVARLACVYEGPQDSDGFLPALLRQVLQARAAGVRRVQVSSSPHFTRDYVHLDDVVDALIRIAVQGQQPVYNVASGANVSNAALFEHLERRWGCAVQPLLDVQPVLPPVVNIARLRTELHWQPRPLLAALDEMLATEQGT; encoded by the coding sequence TTGCTTTCCCAGGCTGTTTCACAGGATTTGCAGGACCAGCATTTCACCGTGGTGGGGGCCGCAGGTTTTGTGGGCCGCCGCCTGTGTGCCACGCTGCAGGCGCGCGGCGCGCAAGTGTGGGCACCGGCCCGCCATGGGCCCTGGCCGTGGCAGCTGCCGCAGGGCCATGCCCTAGGCCATGTGATGTATTGCGCGGGGCTCACGGCCGACTATTTGGCGCGCCCCTTTGACACGGTGCAGGCCCACGTCAGCCACTTGGCGCAGGTGCTGCAACACGGGCTGGCGCAGGGCACGCTTCAGTCGCTGGTCTATTTGTCGAGCACCCGACTGTACGACGGGCTGGGTGACGTGTTGGGTGGCGGCACGGCCAACGAGGGCGCTATCCTTCCCATCGACCCCACCAACTCCCGCCATTTGTATGACCTGTCCAAGGGCCTGGGCGAATCCCTGTGCTATGTCGCCGGGCAGGGCTTGGCCCGCGTGGCCAGGCTGGCCTGCGTGTACGAGGGGCCGCAGGACTCCGATGGCTTTTTGCCCGCCCTGCTGCGGCAAGTGCTGCAGGCCCGGGCCGCTGGCGTGCGGCGCGTGCAGGTATCGTCGTCGCCCCATTTCACCCGCGACTACGTGCACTTGGACGATGTGGTGGATGCACTGATCCGCATTGCCGTGCAAGGCCAGCAGCCTGTGTACAACGTGGCGTCTGGCGCCAACGTGTCCAACGCGGCACTGTTTGAACACTTGGAACGCCGCTGGGGTTGCGCGGTGCAGCCACTGCTGGATGTGCAGCCCGTCCTCCCGCCCGTGGTGAACATTGCGCGCCTGCGCACCGAGCTGCACTGGCAGCCCCGCCCCCTGCTGGCGGCACTGGACGAGATGTTGGCAACTGAGCAAGGAACCTGA
- a CDS encoding dTDP-4-dehydrorhamnose 3,5-epimerase family protein, whose translation MSSRFTGTPLPLHGLVRVQRQPLQDARGLFERMFCADELAAAGWTQPIAQINHSITRQRGSVRGLHYQRPPHAEMKLVSCLRGEVWDVAVDLRAGSPTFLQWHAERLSADNACALLIPSGFAHGFQALSDDAELLYLHSAAYAPGAEAGLNPLDPRLALPWPLPVGEMSERDRSHALLTASFEGVRL comes from the coding sequence GTGAGTTCGCGTTTTACCGGCACCCCTTTGCCCCTGCACGGCCTGGTGCGCGTGCAGCGTCAACCGCTGCAAGATGCGCGCGGCCTGTTCGAGCGCATGTTTTGCGCTGACGAACTGGCTGCCGCAGGCTGGACGCAGCCCATCGCCCAGATCAACCACAGCATCACCCGCCAGCGCGGCAGCGTGCGCGGCCTGCACTACCAGCGCCCGCCCCATGCCGAGATGAAGCTGGTGAGCTGCCTGCGTGGCGAGGTATGGGACGTGGCCGTGGACCTGCGCGCGGGCTCGCCCACGTTTTTGCAGTGGCACGCCGAGCGGTTGTCCGCTGACAACGCCTGCGCGCTGCTGATTCCATCCGGCTTTGCGCACGGCTTTCAGGCTTTGAGCGACGACGCCGAGCTGTTGTATTTGCACTCTGCCGCCTACGCGCCGGGCGCAGAGGCGGGCCTGAACCCGCTGGACCCACGTCTTGCGCTGCCCTGGCCCCTGCCCGTGGGTGAGATGTCTGAGCGCGACCGCAGCCACGCGCTGCTGACTGCATCGTTTGAAGGAGTGCGCCTGTGA
- a CDS encoding FkbM family methyltransferase, with protein sequence MTATPAMTSNDPRDLDGKRLQLAMQTLGRDPALRARMIALLRECEGQIAFAGSVRDEVVGPIIDALHLDTDQYDKVLADGARFQFLYRTKIARDFLLSESEHPSHVWEPQTTKLLLELGRDLQGDVLVGGAYFGDQAVLVARQLAGRDLKVHCFEPNPQQAAMLQRNIDLNHLSNVVVNVAGLWSRSGERMRLDGFDSFANMVSVQDGSGFDTVAMDDYAQQQGRRISLIQLDIEGAELAALQGAQQLLAHDKPYVVFELHRTYVDWSQGLHATPLCRLLLDLGYTVYAVRDINSHREMLGQPVELVPLDSVYLDGPPHGFNMLAVPDAARVQGSAFRMVDGVSPKLLPHKDPQLHHPVGGF encoded by the coding sequence ATGACTGCCACCCCCGCCATGACCAGCAACGACCCGCGCGACCTGGACGGCAAGCGCCTGCAGCTCGCCATGCAAACTCTGGGGCGCGACCCGGCGCTGCGTGCCCGCATGATTGCCCTGTTACGAGAGTGCGAGGGCCAGATTGCCTTTGCGGGCTCGGTGCGCGACGAGGTGGTGGGCCCCATCATCGACGCTCTGCACCTGGACACCGACCAGTACGACAAGGTGCTGGCCGACGGCGCGCGCTTTCAGTTTTTGTACCGCACCAAGATCGCCCGCGACTTTCTGCTGTCTGAATCAGAGCACCCCAGCCATGTGTGGGAGCCGCAAACCACCAAGCTGCTGCTGGAGCTGGGGCGCGACTTGCAAGGGGACGTATTGGTGGGCGGTGCCTACTTCGGCGACCAGGCCGTGCTGGTGGCCCGCCAGCTCGCAGGGCGCGATCTGAAAGTGCACTGCTTTGAGCCCAACCCCCAGCAGGCCGCGATGCTGCAGCGCAATATTGACCTGAACCACCTGAGCAACGTGGTGGTGAACGTGGCGGGCTTGTGGAGCCGCAGCGGCGAGCGCATGCGCCTCGATGGGTTTGACTCGTTCGCCAACATGGTCAGCGTCCAGGATGGCAGCGGCTTTGACACCGTGGCCATGGACGACTACGCCCAGCAACAGGGCCGCCGCATTAGCCTGATCCAGCTGGACATTGAAGGGGCCGAGCTGGCCGCGCTGCAAGGCGCGCAGCAACTGCTGGCCCATGACAAACCCTATGTGGTGTTTGAGCTGCACCGCACGTATGTGGACTGGAGCCAAGGCCTGCATGCCACGCCCCTGTGCCGCTTGCTGCTGGACTTGGGCTACACCGTGTACGCGGTGCGCGACATCAACTCCCACCGTGAAATGCTCGGCCAGCCCGTGGAGCTGGTGCCGCTGGATTCGGTGTACTTGGACGGCCCGCCCCATGGCTTCAACATGCTGGCCGTGCCCGACGCAGCGCGCGTGCAGGGCAGTGCCTTTCGCATGGTGGACGGCGTCAGCCCCAAGCTGCTGCCCCACAAAGACCCGCAGCTGCACCACCCGGTGGGCGGGTTTTGA
- a CDS encoding flagellin codes for MASTINTNVSSLTAQRNLGASQSSLNTSIQRLSSGMRINSAKDDAAGLAISERFTSQIRGLNQAARNANDGISLSQVTEGAMKSAGDILQRVRELAVQSANASNSAGDRKALQQEVAQLVSELDRISQTTEFNGQKLLDGTFGTQQFQVGANANQTITTATANLRTSVYGNNQVAAAGAAASSGAWGANGVTSSAVTINGSVGSKVVNVAANETAKTIADNVNAVKGDTGVTATARTEVSLTFGTAGSYSLNLRSDNNADQAISFTLSAANTADGLSAAVSAINDQSSKTGVTASLNAAGTAVVLTNATGNDIRVADTAVQNAGAVTVQKLKADGTNSGAAATLAADTTADNSVSSGYITLDSDKSFSVDASTSAATDAFADSASTLKKVADLDVTTFAKATDALKTVDSALSFINGERAKLGALQSRFETSISSLNITSENLSASRSRILDADFAAETANLSRAQILQQAGTAMVAQANQLPQGVLSLLKG; via the coding sequence ATGGCATCTACTATCAACACCAACGTTTCATCGTTGACCGCACAGCGCAATCTGGGAGCAAGCCAGAGTTCGCTGAACACTTCAATTCAGCGCCTGTCTTCGGGCATGCGCATTAACAGCGCGAAAGACGATGCTGCGGGGCTCGCCATTTCAGAGCGCTTTACAAGTCAAATCAGAGGTCTCAATCAAGCTGCACGCAATGCCAATGACGGCATTTCTTTATCACAAGTGACAGAGGGTGCGATGAAATCGGCCGGCGACATCCTGCAACGAGTGCGTGAGTTGGCTGTGCAATCAGCAAATGCATCTAACAGCGCGGGGGATCGTAAGGCACTGCAACAGGAGGTAGCTCAACTCGTATCAGAGTTGGACCGGATCTCACAAACGACTGAGTTCAATGGTCAAAAACTATTAGACGGTACTTTCGGAACACAACAGTTCCAAGTAGGTGCTAATGCGAACCAAACCATCACAACGGCTACCGCCAATTTACGTACTTCCGTATATGGCAACAATCAAGTCGCTGCCGCTGGCGCTGCCGCAAGCTCGGGTGCTTGGGGCGCCAATGGTGTGACCAGCTCTGCCGTTACGATCAACGGCTCGGTGGGTAGCAAAGTGGTTAACGTTGCAGCAAACGAGACTGCCAAGACTATTGCCGACAATGTGAATGCGGTTAAGGGTGATACTGGTGTAACTGCTACTGCGCGCACTGAGGTGAGTTTGACATTTGGTACCGCGGGCTCTTACTCGCTGAATCTGCGTTCGGACAACAATGCGGATCAGGCCATTTCGTTCACCCTGAGCGCGGCGAATACTGCAGATGGTTTATCGGCTGCGGTGTCCGCCATCAACGACCAAAGTTCCAAGACGGGTGTGACAGCATCTTTGAACGCTGCCGGCACTGCAGTGGTGCTCACAAACGCAACGGGCAATGACATTCGTGTTGCTGATACAGCCGTGCAGAACGCCGGCGCTGTGACTGTGCAAAAGTTGAAGGCAGACGGTACAAACTCTGGTGCTGCAGCAACATTGGCGGCAGACACAACTGCCGATAACTCTGTATCAAGCGGCTACATCACACTGGACTCTGACAAGTCTTTCTCTGTGGACGCCTCGACGTCAGCAGCTACAGATGCTTTTGCTGACAGTGCTTCCACATTGAAGAAAGTCGCGGATCTGGACGTAACCACCTTTGCGAAGGCCACGGATGCGCTCAAGACAGTGGATTCGGCCTTGTCATTCATCAACGGTGAACGAGCCAAACTCGGCGCTTTGCAGTCTCGATTTGAAACGAGCATATCTAGTTTGAACATAACTTCAGAAAACTTGTCTGCTTCGCGCTCGCGTATTCTGGATGCGGACTTTGCGGCGGAAACCGCCAACCTGTCGCGTGCGCAGATACTGCAGCAAGCAGGCACTGCAATGGTTGCTCAAGCGAATCAGTTGCCGCAAGGGGTGCTGAGTTTGCTCAAAGGTTAG
- the rfbF gene encoding glucose-1-phosphate cytidylyltransferase yields the protein MKAVLLAGGLGTRISEESHLKPKPMIEIGGRPILWHIMKMYAAHGVNDFIICLGYKGYVIKEYFANYFLHMSDVTFDMANNRMEVHHRHAEPWRVTLVDTGENTMTGGRLRRVQEYLEPGQPFCFTYGDGVADLDMTAQFAFHRAHGCQATVTAVQPPGRYGALVRNGDVVAGFEEKPRGDGGWINGGFFVLQPEVIARIADDATSWELEPMAHLAQSGQLRAFEHTGFWQPMDTLREKNLLEDLWQSGRAPWKTW from the coding sequence ATGAAAGCCGTACTGCTCGCTGGGGGGCTCGGAACCCGCATCTCCGAAGAGTCACACCTCAAGCCCAAGCCCATGATCGAGATCGGTGGACGGCCCATTCTGTGGCACATCATGAAGATGTACGCCGCGCATGGCGTCAACGACTTCATCATCTGCCTGGGCTACAAGGGCTATGTGATCAAGGAGTATTTCGCCAACTACTTCCTGCACATGTCCGACGTGACTTTTGACATGGCCAACAACCGCATGGAAGTGCACCACCGCCACGCCGAGCCCTGGCGCGTGACGCTGGTGGACACGGGTGAGAACACCATGACGGGTGGGCGCCTGCGCCGAGTGCAGGAATACCTGGAGCCCGGCCAGCCGTTTTGCTTTACCTATGGCGATGGCGTTGCCGACCTGGACATGACGGCTCAATTCGCCTTCCACCGCGCCCACGGCTGCCAGGCCACGGTGACGGCCGTGCAACCCCCCGGGCGCTACGGTGCGTTGGTGCGCAACGGTGATGTGGTGGCGGGCTTCGAGGAAAAGCCCCGGGGCGACGGCGGCTGGATCAACGGCGGCTTCTTTGTGCTGCAGCCCGAGGTGATTGCGCGCATTGCCGACGACGCCACCAGCTGGGAGCTGGAGCCGATGGCCCATTTGGCCCAAAGCGGCCAGCTGCGCGCGTTTGAGCACACCGGCTTTTGGCAGCCCATGGACACGCTGCGCGAGAAAAACCTGCTCGAAGACCTGTGGCAAAGCGGCCGGGCCCCTTGGAAGACCTGGTAA